Proteins from a single region of Pseudopedobacter saltans DSM 12145:
- a CDS encoding glycoside hydrolase family 28 protein produces MIRKLSVLILMFLFFKESKIFGYNENDIVLYPVVKSAERSILFSTKTNGVSVFTEKFRDISYANFAHNRPASIEVKVEEKILNWDISPKKNIKMARMVGNSVQFNLEKPGFHVLTINNKHRYFLLADKKEKGISATPKAKIIDIKSYGVDSTGNKVETKLIQRALDETARDKKILVFSSGIYRTGTLKISSNANIYLAPGAVIKGSDDRNDYPADGNKKESDHVNDKANFTDNGEWMTFSRLILIGEAENVRIWGSGIIDGNGRVVRAQGKPANLIRIRNSRNVTIEGIMLRDPASWNTHILKSENITIRNVKILNDREVANTDGFDPDASQNVKIDNCFAYCGDDSIAIKNTNNSDLIQDCDNIVIKNSVFITKKSALKVGTETKGNTMKNILFKNNTILEGDRGMVLYCYDGAGFRNIKFLGNSFEKGYKSKNLKILHFEILSRNGQGSIKDILIKNSRVSSSFSTISEISGLNNEHTVSGVRFKNFRLDGKMCSTPQDIGLKANQFVKNLKITK; encoded by the coding sequence ATGATTCGAAAGCTAAGTGTTTTGATATTGATGTTCCTGTTTTTTAAAGAAAGCAAAATATTTGGGTATAACGAGAACGATATTGTTTTATATCCAGTAGTAAAAAGTGCTGAAAGAAGTATTCTGTTTTCTACCAAAACAAATGGGGTTTCTGTATTTACGGAAAAGTTTAGGGATATATCTTACGCCAATTTTGCTCATAATCGCCCAGCTTCTATAGAAGTGAAAGTAGAAGAGAAGATTTTAAATTGGGATATCAGTCCGAAAAAGAATATTAAGATGGCCAGGATGGTCGGTAATTCGGTACAATTTAATTTAGAAAAGCCCGGTTTTCATGTGCTAACCATTAATAACAAACATCGTTATTTTTTACTTGCTGATAAGAAAGAAAAAGGAATATCAGCAACTCCAAAAGCAAAAATAATTGATATTAAGAGCTATGGAGTTGATTCTACCGGAAACAAAGTGGAAACTAAACTTATTCAGCGCGCTTTAGACGAGACAGCCAGAGATAAAAAAATATTGGTCTTTTCTTCTGGTATCTACAGGACAGGTACATTAAAGATTAGCAGTAATGCGAATATTTATCTGGCTCCGGGTGCGGTGATTAAAGGCTCGGATGATAGAAATGATTATCCCGCAGATGGTAATAAAAAAGAATCCGATCATGTAAATGACAAAGCCAATTTTACAGATAATGGAGAATGGATGACATTTAGCAGGTTGATATTGATTGGAGAAGCTGAAAATGTAAGGATTTGGGGATCTGGAATAATTGATGGAAACGGAAGAGTAGTGAGAGCACAGGGAAAGCCAGCCAATCTTATTCGCATCAGAAACTCTAGAAATGTAACGATAGAAGGTATTATGTTAAGAGATCCAGCAAGTTGGAACACACATATCCTTAAATCAGAAAATATTACTATCCGAAATGTTAAGATTTTAAATGATAGAGAGGTAGCAAACACTGACGGTTTTGATCCGGACGCTTCGCAAAATGTTAAAATCGATAATTGTTTCGCGTATTGCGGGGACGATAGCATTGCCATTAAGAATACGAATAATAGCGATTTAATACAGGATTGCGACAATATTGTAATAAAGAATTCGGTGTTTATTACTAAAAAATCGGCCTTAAAAGTGGGAACAGAAACGAAGGGAAATACCATGAAAAATATCCTTTTTAAGAATAATACCATCTTAGAAGGAGATAGGGGAATGGTACTTTATTGCTACGATGGAGCTGGTTTTAGAAATATAAAATTTCTAGGCAATAGTTTTGAGAAAGGTTATAAAAGTAAAAACCTGAAAATTCTCCATTTCGAAATATTGAGCAGGAACGGACAGGGAAGCATAAAGGATATTTTGATAAAAAATAGTCGTGTGTCGTCAAGCTTTTCCACTATTTCCGAAATATCCGGATTAAATAACGAACATACCGTTTCAGGAGTGAGATTTAAGAATTTCAGACTGGATGGCAAGATGTGTTCAACACCGCAAGACATAGGATTGAAAGCTAATCAATTTGTTAAAAATTTAAAAATCACCAAATAA
- a CDS encoding T9SS type A sorting domain-containing protein: MRTKLLFLILALICLTAVSYSEEKQNTEITGQLTFATKGSGNWQDNTIWETFPYDAVGEPGTGTPVPVGTTANTNYPGNSRNVLIRSGHTVALNGNNSDCYHLKIEAGGKLWSGEASGSRRLQVAVGTGSSPYNVPITSTIINDGILGDATDPLYIEFSGRASDITLTGSGITKLQRIRINGSLSANVPSFSLTINQDVELTQSGSYALSAYNPRVTDDVTITINSGKTVKISNSGSFFYNNLINSGTGFGTYTYNINGTLDQSATNTANSSISPSGGTVNVNVSGVLKTGAIFNSSPSGTGIANLVIKPGGVVDASLANTMTFNNSYFVTEGTGVLKRNVPNDGTEVLFPIGTDSYSPVILSNTGSEGSNFSVGVKNTFDYVVADVNKVVNKQWNIAAETPLVSNLKIGLGWNGSVQAAGFNPALPNISLIRYNGTAWEETAAAINGTDPYSAQASGFTTFGYFGVENGTLVLPLKLLAFKASSGNGLNKPVRLSWTTVNEINTKGFDIERSTNGKNFNLVDYVSSKNRPDVQSYVYNDTDPLPGISYYRLKQIDKDGKYEYSEIISVDNKTALSFSLYPNPVASILTIQYPVVNTNTQITVYSSDGKKLLHKALDLGKYETAIDISELESGIYLLELNDNTERAIAKFFKK, from the coding sequence ATGAGAACAAAACTACTTTTTCTGATACTGGCATTGATTTGCCTAACAGCTGTGTCTTATAGTGAAGAGAAGCAAAACACAGAGATAACTGGGCAGTTGACTTTTGCTACAAAAGGTAGCGGAAATTGGCAAGATAACACTATATGGGAAACTTTTCCATATGATGCAGTGGGAGAACCTGGTACAGGTACGCCTGTTCCAGTAGGAACTACGGCAAACACAAACTATCCGGGGAATAGCCGTAATGTACTGATAAGAAGTGGACATACGGTTGCATTAAATGGAAACAACTCAGATTGCTATCATCTCAAAATTGAGGCGGGAGGAAAATTGTGGTCGGGGGAAGCTAGTGGATCACGTCGTTTGCAGGTTGCGGTCGGTACTGGATCTTCCCCATATAATGTCCCTATTACTAGTACTATCATTAACGATGGTATATTGGGAGATGCTACAGATCCACTTTATATAGAGTTTAGTGGAAGAGCATCAGATATTACCTTAACGGGTTCAGGGATAACCAAACTACAACGTATTAGAATTAATGGTAGTCTTTCGGCTAATGTCCCTTCATTTTCTCTAACCATTAATCAGGATGTCGAGCTTACTCAATCCGGCAGTTATGCGCTGAGTGCATATAATCCACGAGTAACAGATGATGTTACTATTACAATTAATTCTGGGAAGACAGTTAAAATCAGTAATTCAGGAAGTTTTTTCTATAATAATCTAATTAATTCAGGTACTGGTTTTGGGACTTATACCTATAATATAAACGGAACTTTAGATCAGAGTGCAACCAATACGGCTAATTCTTCAATCTCTCCAAGTGGAGGCACAGTTAATGTAAATGTATCAGGTGTACTGAAAACAGGAGCCATTTTCAATTCATCGCCAAGCGGTACAGGAATAGCAAATTTGGTAATCAAACCAGGAGGAGTGGTAGATGCCAGCTTGGCCAATACCATGACATTTAATAATTCCTACTTTGTTACAGAAGGTACCGGTGTATTAAAAAGAAATGTGCCTAATGACGGTACAGAAGTTTTATTTCCGATAGGTACAGATTCTTACAGCCCTGTTATATTAAGCAATACAGGAAGCGAGGGAAGCAATTTCTCTGTAGGAGTAAAAAATACATTTGATTACGTAGTTGCAGATGTAAATAAGGTAGTAAACAAGCAGTGGAATATTGCAGCGGAAACGCCATTAGTAAGCAATTTGAAAATCGGGTTGGGTTGGAATGGTTCTGTGCAGGCTGCTGGTTTTAATCCGGCTTTGCCTAATATTTCTTTAATCAGATATAATGGTACTGCATGGGAAGAAACTGCAGCAGCTATTAATGGCACTGATCCTTATAGTGCACAAGCATCGGGCTTTACAACTTTTGGATATTTCGGTGTTGAGAACGGAACCTTGGTATTGCCATTGAAATTACTTGCGTTTAAAGCATCGTCAGGGAATGGTCTAAACAAACCAGTAAGGTTGAGCTGGACTACAGTAAATGAAATAAATACCAAAGGGTTCGATATAGAAAGAAGTACAAATGGGAAAAACTTTAATCTTGTTGACTATGTAAGTTCAAAGAACAGACCAGATGTGCAGAGTTACGTCTATAATGACACAGATCCATTACCGGGAATCTCCTACTATCGTCTAAAACAGATAGATAAAGATGGGAAATATGAGTATAGTGAAATCATCTCTGTGGATAATAAAACAGCATTAAGTTTTTCACTTTATCCCAATCCCGTTGCTTCCATATTAACTATACAATATCCAGTAGTTAATACAAATACACAAATAACAGTTTATAGTTCAGACGGAAAAAAACTACTTCATAAAGCACTTGATTTGGGTAAATATGAAACAGCAATAGATATCTCTGAATTGGAGTCAGGAATTTATTTGTTAGAACTGAATGATAACACTGAAAGAGCTATAGCTAAGTTCTTTAAAAAATAA
- a CDS encoding glycoside hydrolase family 28 protein: MKKIIAIILFISVSLSVATTSAAGLAKIVPVSNYSSESSLFQVAINGIAIPTASFSDISYCSFVQEGEATVSVKFKEKVVDYVVSPLNKKIETKLIGTNEVQFKLKEASYIVVTINKKERLYLFGDKTDFKNADKLVDVNQYLSENKAVQTAEIQKAINETAAKKQTLLFPSGVYIIGNLNIPSNTKIFMAPGAVIKASDNMEDLKNDDKLPGRGFFRIQNAENVSIRGLGIIDGNGRKLRDQYGDQARMRIFLIISSKNINIEGVIAKNPGSWNTQIRFSEIVNLRNVKLLNDATLSNTDGFDPDASSRVVIENCFAYCGDDNVAIKVTDAKGPVKKTSDITVKGCVFLTRKSSLKVGTESRGTSISNVLFEDNDVIMSDRGMALYCSDGAAYENIRYINNRFETNYPDSKRMGIQFVINKRNPNSLIGTMDKVLIKDCKFYQAFPKASEIKGMDEGHKIKVKIENLVIGDKRCKDLSSAVINTEFAEVIID; this comes from the coding sequence ATGAAAAAGATAATTGCTATAATATTATTTATATCGGTTAGTTTGAGTGTTGCTACAACATCAGCTGCCGGTTTAGCTAAAATAGTACCTGTAAGTAACTATAGTTCCGAAAGTAGTCTGTTTCAGGTAGCCATAAACGGAATTGCTATTCCAACGGCATCGTTTAGCGATATTAGCTACTGTTCCTTTGTACAGGAGGGTGAGGCTACTGTTTCTGTAAAGTTCAAAGAAAAAGTAGTTGATTATGTTGTAAGCCCACTAAATAAGAAAATAGAAACGAAACTTATAGGAACAAATGAAGTTCAATTTAAGCTAAAAGAAGCTTCGTATATAGTCGTTACCATCAACAAAAAAGAAAGACTGTACCTTTTTGGAGATAAAACAGATTTTAAAAATGCTGATAAGTTAGTTGACGTTAATCAGTATTTGTCTGAAAATAAAGCAGTCCAGACAGCGGAAATACAAAAAGCGATTAATGAGACGGCTGCAAAAAAGCAAACTTTACTTTTTCCTTCAGGTGTTTATATTATCGGAAATCTGAATATTCCGTCGAATACCAAAATTTTTATGGCACCGGGAGCCGTGATAAAAGCTTCCGATAATATGGAAGATCTAAAAAATGACGATAAACTACCTGGAAGAGGATTTTTTAGAATACAAAACGCAGAAAACGTAAGTATAAGAGGTTTGGGCATCATTGATGGAAATGGAAGAAAGCTGAGAGACCAATATGGTGATCAGGCTCGTATGAGAATCTTCCTGATTATTTCGTCAAAAAATATCAATATAGAAGGAGTTATTGCAAAAAATCCGGGTTCCTGGAATACACAAATTAGATTTTCTGAGATAGTGAACCTAAGAAATGTAAAGCTCTTGAATGACGCGACTTTATCCAACACGGATGGTTTTGATCCGGATGCTTCGTCCCGTGTTGTTATAGAAAACTGCTTTGCTTATTGTGGAGATGATAATGTGGCGATTAAAGTTACGGACGCTAAAGGACCTGTGAAAAAAACATCGGATATAACCGTGAAAGGTTGTGTGTTTTTAACCAGAAAATCTTCACTGAAAGTGGGGACAGAATCTCGGGGAACCAGCATTAGCAATGTATTGTTCGAAGATAATGATGTGATAATGTCGGACAGGGGAATGGCATTATACTGTTCTGATGGGGCAGCTTACGAAAATATCAGGTACATAAACAACCGCTTCGAAACCAATTATCCGGATTCGAAAAGAATGGGGATTCAATTCGTTATCAATAAAAGAAACCCGAATAGCCTGATAGGTACCATGGACAAAGTACTGATTAAAGACTGCAAATTTTATCAGGCTTTTCCGAAAGCGTCAGAAATCAAGGGAATGGATGAAGGGCATAAAATTAAAGTGAAAATCGAAAACTTGGTTATTGGTGATAAAAGGTGTAAAGATTTGTCATCTGCGGTTATCAATACAGAATTTGCGGAGGTTATAATCGATTAA
- a CDS encoding glycoside hydrolase family 2 protein, whose translation MTFSTDLVKGQLPDPIILKEANIKLPKDPKRISKTINENWTFNYFPKKDADKAGYEQPGFNDAKWSVVAVPHTWMTYETTGELHPYVKNASPKDSPYWWDGWGIYRKKIVIGKEFADKKLFVEFDAVQKYSKVWLNGKYLGDHKGGYGGFYFDITDAVKFGEENLLVVAANNTMDDKYSIPPMSAGNFDVYGGINRDVRIVIKDKLHIPYQGSYKHEGGTFVTTPVVNQKEGVVNVLTYVKNDYKEDKNVKLVTIITDADNKEIDRMEVSKILSTDKIHQFSQKSKTINKPNLWSPETPYVYNVHTELYLDNKLVDTYYSPLGFRWFKWDYTKNKLHLNGKEVHVHGQNRHEEYVWLGGAFPKWIAMRDMKDIRYGLEHNFMRTAHYSHDASIYHFTDRNGIFINEELPNIKNQVFNQEVQEQNLREMIRRDRNHPSIFFWSMGNETTDAADSKWAVEEDTTRIVTSRHVYNDSAGEFNPHTEKNMSIEGFLRCTIKGWYSKDERDLEPTDGQHAGTEENDVKRALEKNVQSHYGSVWLYADHGADREYVNSPLKHINPKGWVDSWRNPKYKYYLWQANFATKPMVFIQYHYWRKQYIGQKKNFMIHSNCDVVELFVNGKSKGKKNLNAANQFTTTFNDILVEKGIIEAVGTKKDGTKVSYKIEMADDAKKIVLEASHTKQFAGRDGVIEIRAKAFDKNGVQVIGARPTLKWTVKGPATLVGPESYTSDIHKVEESEGTMYIDLPVTNLIRSTGEPGKVEITVSTSDLETGKVEVEFVAKDKSDVVKGIEEPVLSLQGREAIPHNMTQVSRIIAPQEMKYFTGELQYPMDKIKPSVTAFIKKENPTISTTTLEFNYVIAIFTQMMQANNGRLVADDYNFTVDQYNISREITRFIDKQDFPQAYKDELKDYYAYNIVFKGRDKNFIYQKDLIAKIPTGGKSVILNAKQKKYKDVIYTSETDLKKLVHQVYPETAKLEDGEMETILNFIVNVNPYVSSSRTRDRKTKIYTYTYSIDADKAILLPDPAKIQKIKKFPSKEF comes from the coding sequence GGTAAAGGGACAATTGCCAGATCCTATTATTCTGAAAGAAGCTAATATCAAGTTACCCAAAGATCCAAAAAGAATATCCAAAACGATAAACGAGAACTGGACCTTTAACTATTTTCCTAAAAAGGATGCAGATAAAGCAGGCTATGAACAACCTGGGTTTAATGATGCTAAATGGAGTGTAGTTGCTGTTCCGCATACCTGGATGACTTATGAAACGACGGGAGAATTACATCCTTATGTCAAAAATGCCTCTCCGAAAGATAGTCCATATTGGTGGGATGGATGGGGAATTTATAGGAAGAAAATCGTGATAGGTAAAGAATTTGCAGACAAGAAGTTGTTTGTAGAATTCGACGCTGTACAGAAATATTCTAAAGTATGGTTGAATGGTAAATATTTAGGAGATCACAAAGGTGGTTATGGAGGTTTCTATTTTGATATCACAGATGCTGTGAAATTTGGGGAAGAGAATCTTTTGGTTGTGGCGGCTAATAATACCATGGATGACAAATATTCGATTCCGCCAATGAGTGCTGGTAATTTTGATGTTTATGGTGGAATTAACCGGGATGTAAGGATTGTTATAAAAGATAAGTTGCATATACCTTATCAGGGATCTTATAAACACGAAGGCGGAACATTTGTAACCACTCCGGTAGTGAACCAGAAAGAAGGTGTAGTTAATGTACTTACCTACGTAAAAAACGATTATAAAGAAGATAAGAATGTAAAACTGGTAACCATTATCACCGATGCGGATAATAAAGAAATAGATCGCATGGAAGTGAGTAAGATACTTTCTACTGACAAAATACACCAGTTTTCTCAAAAAAGTAAAACGATAAATAAACCGAATTTATGGAGTCCGGAGACGCCTTATGTATATAACGTTCATACGGAACTGTATCTGGATAACAAACTGGTAGATACCTATTACAGTCCACTAGGATTCCGTTGGTTTAAATGGGATTATACAAAGAATAAATTACACCTTAACGGAAAAGAAGTTCATGTACACGGACAAAACAGACATGAGGAATATGTATGGTTAGGAGGAGCTTTCCCTAAATGGATTGCCATGCGGGACATGAAGGATATCAGGTATGGTTTGGAACATAATTTTATGCGTACCGCACATTATTCGCATGATGCATCCATTTATCATTTTACGGATAGAAACGGAATTTTTATTAATGAGGAACTTCCAAACATAAAGAATCAGGTATTTAATCAGGAAGTGCAAGAGCAAAATCTGCGTGAAATGATCAGGAGGGACAGAAACCACCCGTCCATTTTCTTTTGGAGTATGGGAAATGAAACTACCGATGCCGCTGATTCTAAATGGGCGGTAGAGGAAGATACAACCCGTATCGTTACCTCGCGCCATGTCTATAATGATTCTGCTGGCGAGTTTAACCCGCATACAGAAAAAAATATGTCAATTGAAGGCTTCCTGCGTTGTACAATAAAAGGCTGGTATAGTAAAGATGAAAGGGATCTGGAACCTACTGACGGACAACATGCGGGTACAGAAGAAAATGATGTAAAGAGGGCATTGGAAAAAAATGTACAATCTCATTACGGCTCTGTTTGGTTGTATGCGGACCACGGTGCAGATAGGGAGTATGTGAATTCTCCGTTAAAGCATATTAATCCTAAAGGATGGGTTGATTCGTGGAGAAATCCGAAATACAAATACTATCTATGGCAGGCCAATTTTGCAACAAAACCAATGGTTTTTATTCAATATCATTATTGGAGAAAACAATACATTGGGCAAAAGAAGAATTTTATGATTCATTCGAATTGCGATGTTGTAGAACTGTTTGTTAATGGCAAGAGCAAAGGAAAGAAAAATCTAAATGCAGCAAACCAGTTTACAACGACCTTTAACGACATTCTTGTAGAAAAAGGAATTATAGAGGCTGTTGGAACTAAAAAGGACGGAACTAAAGTTTCCTATAAAATAGAAATGGCAGATGATGCCAAAAAGATTGTTTTGGAAGCATCGCATACCAAACAGTTTGCCGGAAGAGATGGCGTTATAGAAATCAGAGCAAAGGCGTTTGATAAAAATGGAGTTCAGGTTATAGGAGCCAGGCCGACACTAAAATGGACAGTGAAAGGACCGGCAACATTAGTCGGACCAGAATCTTATACTAGTGATATACACAAGGTAGAAGAGTCTGAAGGTACGATGTATATTGACCTGCCTGTTACCAATTTAATCAGATCGACAGGAGAGCCTGGAAAAGTAGAAATCACTGTAAGCACAAGCGATTTGGAAACGGGTAAAGTGGAAGTTGAGTTTGTGGCTAAAGATAAATCGGATGTTGTGAAAGGTATAGAAGAACCGGTGCTGTCTTTGCAGGGACGTGAAGCAATTCCGCATAATATGACTCAGGTTTCAAGGATAATAGCACCACAGGAAATGAAATATTTCACCGGTGAGCTTCAGTACCCTATGGACAAGATTAAACCGAGTGTGACAGCCTTTATTAAGAAGGAAAATCCTACTATTTCAACAACAACATTGGAGTTCAATTATGTGATTGCAATTTTTACGCAAATGATGCAAGCGAATAACGGACGCTTGGTTGCGGATGATTACAATTTTACGGTAGATCAGTACAATATTTCCAGAGAGATAACACGCTTTATAGATAAACAAGATTTTCCACAAGCTTATAAAGACGAGCTTAAAGACTATTATGCTTACAACATTGTGTTTAAAGGACGTGACAAGAATTTTATTTATCAAAAAGACTTGATAGCTAAAATTCCTACAGGCGGAAAATCGGTAATACTAAATGCGAAACAGAAAAAGTATAAAGATGTAATTTATACTTCTGAAACAGATTTGAAAAAGCTTGTTCATCAGGTTTATCCGGAGACGGCAAAGTTGGAGGATGGAGAAATGGAGACTATTTTAAACTTCATTGTAAATGTAAATCCTTATGTTTCATCTTCAAGAACAAGAGATCGTAAGACGAAAATCTATACGTATACTTATAGTATAGATGCTGATAAGGCAATATTACTGCCAGATCCGGCTAAGATTCAAAAAATTAAAAAATTTCCTTCAAAAGAGTTTTAA
- a CDS encoding glycoside hydrolase family 28 protein yields the protein MLAFLSLNSFGMSKGLGLYTIPKGAEKSNLFNTTVNGKEVFTEKFKDVNYVRFSHTKAVSILVKSAEDISSFRISPQKDIISPKANGKSLEFSISKPGYYVVTINNKEKLFVLSDTPDKDKLKKSDFIDVKSYNIDFTGTTIVTEKLQNAINDAISKNKTLVFSAGIYRTGTLKIGSNARIYIADGAMIKGSESRNDYPTDGGKKESDHINDKANYTDNGETMTFSRLILIDNAENVKIWGDGVIDGSGSIVRAQGKPANLIRIRNSKNIELKGLVLRDPACWNTHILKSENVVIRNIKMLNDPNVPNTDGFDPDASKNVLIEDCFAYCSDDNIAIKTTNNGGLLQDCENIKVNNCVFLTRKSSLKVGTETKGKSMRNIVFSNNYVVEADRGLALYCYDGATFENIQFINNYIERNYPDSRRKAIHFEIKNRNGAGTIKNVLIKDCSIGEGFSKGSEMLGLDANHTIDGVVFKNLKVDGELCLQPEKLRLTTNKFVKNIRFEK from the coding sequence ATGCTGGCCTTTTTAAGCCTGAATTCTTTCGGCATGAGTAAAGGTTTGGGCCTATATACTATACCAAAAGGGGCTGAAAAAAGTAATCTTTTTAATACAACTGTTAACGGAAAAGAGGTTTTTACAGAGAAATTTAAAGATGTAAACTATGTAAGATTCTCTCATACAAAGGCTGTAAGTATACTCGTAAAAAGTGCTGAAGATATTAGCAGTTTTAGAATTTCGCCACAAAAGGACATTATATCTCCAAAAGCAAATGGAAAATCTTTGGAGTTTTCCATTTCAAAACCGGGATATTATGTAGTTACTATTAATAACAAAGAAAAGCTATTTGTATTAAGCGATACTCCCGATAAGGATAAACTTAAAAAATCTGATTTTATAGATGTGAAATCCTATAATATTGATTTTACCGGAACAACCATTGTTACGGAAAAACTCCAGAATGCCATTAATGATGCTATCAGTAAAAATAAAACCCTTGTTTTTTCAGCGGGAATCTACAGAACAGGTACGTTAAAAATAGGCAGTAATGCCAGAATTTATATTGCCGATGGAGCCATGATCAAAGGGTCTGAAAGTAGGAATGATTATCCAACAGATGGAGGGAAAAAAGAATCGGATCATATTAATGATAAAGCCAACTATACTGATAATGGCGAGACCATGACCTTTAGCCGTTTGATTTTGATAGACAATGCCGAAAATGTAAAGATATGGGGCGACGGCGTTATTGATGGAAGCGGAAGTATAGTAAGGGCTCAAGGAAAACCTGCCAATCTGATTCGTATCAGAAATTCTAAAAATATAGAACTCAAAGGATTGGTACTACGTGATCCGGCATGCTGGAATACGCATATTCTAAAATCAGAAAATGTGGTGATCAGGAATATCAAGATGTTGAATGATCCCAATGTGCCAAATACAGACGGTTTTGATCCAGACGCATCTAAAAATGTTCTGATAGAAGATTGCTTTGCCTATTGTAGTGATGACAATATTGCGATAAAAACGACCAATAATGGTGGTCTTCTGCAAGACTGCGAAAATATTAAGGTAAATAATTGTGTGTTTTTGACCCGGAAATCTTCGCTTAAAGTTGGTACCGAAACCAAGGGAAAATCTATGAGAAATATTGTTTTTAGCAATAATTATGTGGTGGAAGCCGACAGAGGACTGGCATTGTATTGTTATGACGGTGCCACGTTTGAAAATATACAATTCATCAACAATTATATCGAAAGAAACTATCCGGATAGCCGACGAAAAGCGATCCATTTTGAGATAAAGAACAGGAACGGAGCTGGAACAATTAAAAATGTATTGATCAAAGACTGTTCTATCGGCGAAGGTTTTTCTAAAGGTTCGGAAATGCTGGGTTTAGATGCTAACCATACTATAGACGGAGTGGTTTTTAAAAACCTTAAGGTTGATGGAGAACTTTGTTTACAACCGGAAAAGTTGAGGTTAACAACCAATAAGTTCGTTAAAAACATTCGATTTGAAAAATAA